ATAAATTACAGAAACTGTATCATAGCGGACCAATTTTGTCCTTTATTCGGGCAAAATTTTTTCGCTATTTCTGATGTACGGCAAGATCTTCTATGGTGACCCCATCGAGAACTTCCACAACACGCTGCTGAATCTGCCTCCAAACCGGATGTACTCCGCACGTGGTGTCGCGTTCGCAAACTCCGGAACCCATCAGGCATCTGTTGGGCAGAATAGGGCCTTCCACGGCCTCAACAACCTCACGCAGGGTAATCTGTGATGCCGGTCGGCCAAGCATGAAACCTCCACCGGCGCCCCGAAACGAATTTACAAGGCCAATTTTTGCAAAACTCTGGAGTATTTTGGCGAGGAACATTTGAGGAACATCAACAGCCTCGGCAATCTCGCTGATAAGCGCCACTTTACCCGGAGGAAGTTGCGCCAGGTAAACAACTCCCCTGATTGCGTATTCACCTTTACGTGTCAATTCCATCATAATTAAATACCTATAGGACCATTTTTGTCTTCTTATACGTCACGAATATTTTGTTGTCAATCATTTTTTATAAGGCCCTTACACGCTTCCGCAGAAAGAAGGCATTACCCTCTTTTTTCACCAAATTCCCGTATCATATACGCCTTCCATTCGTCGAAAACGCCTTCAAGGTTGAGACCAAGGTCATCGAGCCCCCCTGCAATCGCCTTGTCAATCGGCAAGCCCTCCCCTAAATTCGAGAGTATTGTCCGCATCCTGTGCCACCCATAGGTTGCAACCATGAAGTTTGCCAATGCGTAGCTCTGTTCATAGGCCAGATGAACCTCGGAGGTTCCCAGGGCGGCAAACCCTGCTTCAAGTCTCTTAAGAGGGATGAATTCTCCCGTTTTGACGGCTTTCTCCAATTCTCGCAACGGAGTATTGAATTCCAGTCTTCCCTGAAGTTCCGCAATGCCTTCATTGAGCCACACAGGGCAATTCCCTTTCGTTATTTCACGTATAACGGCATGGGTGTATTCATGACGAAGCGTTCCCCTCAAGTCGGAGGTGATTTCAACTATCCCACCTATTGGCAGCCTGATTTTTCCGTCGTAGAGCCCACCGGACCAGCCCGGTGAACGAGTCACCTCACGATAGTCGCGTTTTGTGTAGAGAATGACCGGCACCCGTGCCTCGGGAAA
The nucleotide sequence above comes from Geobacter benzoatilyticus. Encoded proteins:
- a CDS encoding RrF2 family transcriptional regulator gives rise to the protein MMELTRKGEYAIRGVVYLAQLPPGKVALISEIAEAVDVPQMFLAKILQSFAKIGLVNSFRGAGGGFMLGRPASQITLREVVEAVEGPILPNRCLMGSGVCERDTTCGVHPVWRQIQQRVVEVLDGVTIEDLAVHQK